One Nocardioides luti DNA window includes the following coding sequences:
- the tyrS gene encoding tyrosine--tRNA ligase, translated as MPLDPTLLDDLAWRGLLAHTTDLDALRTALGEGSVRFYVGFDPTAPSLHMGNLVQILTARRLQQAGHTPYALVGGATGMIGDPRDSGERTLNSAETVQDWVGRVRRQIEPFLDFDGDNAATMVNNLDWTAGLSTIDFLRDIGKHFPVNRMLARETVKRRLESGISYTEFSYVLLQSMDFLNLFRTHGVTLQFGGSDQWGNITGGVELIRRSDGGQAHAFATPLITKADGTKYGKTEGGALWLDPEMMSPYAFYQFWLNVEDEKVSELLRIFTFLARAEIEDVEAQHAEKPFLRLGQKTLAEHVTSLVHGESETEQVKAASAALFGSGDLSGLSASTLGAALREAGSVEVSAAGGLPSVVDLLVDSGLAKSKGEARRTIGEGGAYLNNVRVEDPEAAPTPDDLIGGAWLVLRRGKKKFAGVEVR; from the coding sequence GTGCCCCTCGACCCGACGCTCCTCGACGACCTCGCGTGGCGCGGACTGCTCGCCCACACGACGGACCTCGACGCCCTGCGCACCGCGCTGGGTGAGGGGAGTGTCCGGTTCTACGTGGGGTTCGACCCGACCGCGCCGAGCCTGCACATGGGCAACCTCGTCCAGATCCTCACCGCGCGACGGCTCCAGCAGGCCGGGCACACGCCGTACGCCCTCGTCGGCGGCGCCACCGGCATGATCGGCGACCCGCGCGACTCCGGCGAGCGCACCCTGAACTCCGCCGAGACCGTGCAGGACTGGGTGGGGCGGGTCCGCCGCCAGATCGAGCCGTTCCTCGACTTCGACGGTGACAACGCCGCGACCATGGTCAACAACCTGGACTGGACCGCGGGCCTCTCGACGATCGACTTCCTGCGGGACATCGGCAAGCACTTCCCGGTCAACCGGATGCTCGCCCGCGAGACCGTGAAGCGGCGGCTCGAGTCCGGCATCAGCTACACCGAGTTCAGCTACGTCCTGCTGCAGTCCATGGACTTCCTCAACCTCTTCCGCACCCACGGCGTGACGCTGCAGTTCGGCGGCTCCGACCAGTGGGGCAACATCACCGGCGGCGTGGAGCTGATCCGGCGCTCGGACGGGGGACAGGCCCACGCGTTCGCGACGCCGCTGATCACCAAGGCCGACGGGACGAAGTACGGCAAGACCGAGGGCGGCGCCCTGTGGCTCGACCCCGAGATGATGTCGCCGTACGCCTTCTACCAGTTCTGGCTCAACGTCGAGGACGAGAAGGTCTCGGAGCTGCTGCGCATCTTCACGTTCCTCGCGCGTGCCGAGATCGAGGACGTCGAGGCCCAGCACGCCGAGAAGCCGTTCCTGCGGCTGGGGCAGAAGACGCTGGCCGAGCACGTCACGTCACTGGTGCACGGGGAGTCCGAGACCGAGCAGGTCAAGGCGGCCTCGGCCGCCCTCTTCGGGAGTGGGGACCTGTCGGGCCTGAGCGCCTCCACGCTGGGGGCGGCGCTGCGTGAGGCCGGGAGCGTCGAGGTGAGCGCCGCGGGCGGGCTCCCGTCCGTGGTCGACCTCCTCGTCGACTCCGGGCTGGCCAAGAGCAAGGGGGAGGCCCGCCGGACCATCGGTGAGGGCGGCGCCTACCTCAACAACGTGCGCGTCGAGGACCCGGAGGCGGCCCCGACGCCCGACGACCTGATCGGCGGCGCCTGGCTGGTGCTGCGCCGCGGCAAGAAGAAGTTCGCGGGCGTCGAGGTCCGGTGA